catgtaaaataaaaaaataattaaaaaatagattgatgatgcaagcaaataaaAGTTGAAAGataatctactatccaaacaaatccgTCAATATGTATACAAAATTTACTCTAGTTAGTTTGATGGTTATACTACTAATAGGTAGTTGTATTGGCAATATATGATTAGATAGTTAAGTGTAAAGTATTTTGTAGAAGATTAGTTACATTAATGATTTATTTTTCCTCAGGCTAATGATGTTAATCTTATTGGCGAAGTATGCAGCAGAAAAAAGGGAACTAGGGTATATTTGAAATTGGCTCCTCTACAAGAGattctctctccatttctcaTGATGCATATCTTAATACATGACATGCATCTTTATTTATTCTCatgattattttaaatttaactaATCCTAACCTCATTAATAAATGATGATATGTGtcagaaaaatggaaaaaaaattcaccgAGAAGAAACCAAATCCAGATATGTTTTGGCGTCTCCTAAAGTAATCCAGAATTTTAACACCAAACGGTGCTCAGGCTTTATATTATTGAGAGACATACTCGGTAAGACTGAAATTGTCAGGAATGCTTCCTAATTCTCATATCACATCAGCCTGCGCGCATAGAGCTATATATTACTACTTTACATCAGATTATTCAGATGCACCAGCCCCAAAAGGAGGCAAATTAATTAGGAACCAGATGGTCATTCTACCTATCATGCTCTTGGGAGAAATGAGGCGGATTAGCTGAATTTGATTAACTACCAAACCTTCCCAACCAAATCATAAATTTAGAAGCGAAATACCAAACATTCAACTTTATAAAACACTAAGATAGAGATATATTAAAACGATCAAAAGCATTACAGCAAATACAAAAGGTAATAAACTAATATATCACAGCTTAAGTTTCCTTGGACCAAATTATATGCAAATTAACACCCCAAAAACTTCAAGGTCCATTTGATAACTCAAGCTAATAACCTAATGGTCAAATTTGCATTTAGCTCTTCACAAAATGCCCTAGAAACATCCTAAATTCCAAACTAACTACAATCTATTAAGAAGTTTATGCCTGCAAAAGATTTGGCAATCCAACAAATTGCATGCATCATCACAAACCAAACATAACAAAAAGCAGAGGAGATAATTCATCCATGATGATCAAATCAACTCATAACTAATTACTTGATTGAAGTTGAGCAATCTTCATCAACTTTCATCCAGTTCCAAGCCTTGAGATCCTTCCCAATCAAGAAAGAAACGAAAGCATCAAGACAAGCATACTCCACTTGATGCTCACTAAGCCAAAATTCATCCCAATCACTTCTTCCAACCCATTCCTCCTTCTTCACACCTTCCATTCCCACCACCAATTCAGCCAACTTTTCCATCGATATTTTCTTGCTGTAACCTCTCTCCTCACTTGCCACATCCACCAAATCAACAAGCGTTGAAGAGACGCACAACTCATGCTTCGAACATCGCAGCAAGGCACCATCATTCTTGTTGGAGACACCGACAAATGTGATGTTAGGGTTGGAGAGGAAGCGCCGGAGTTTGAGCGGCGCGTGGGGCGCGTGGAGCAGTTGGAATACGAGACATTGGTGTCCAACGCATAGTTGGAGGGTGGCGGGAGACTTTCGATGTCCGGGAGTCCATTGGACGCCTAGACCGACCACTAGGCGGCCTTTGTGGATACGGTAGACGTGATGGCGGCAGATTCTGAAAAGCCAGTGTTTGACTACGGAAGGGGTGGAAGTGACGGTGGTGTAAACGAGATGCGGGAGGCGTATTACGACGAAGTTGCGTCGGCGCTGAGGCTCTGATGAGGCTAGTTGTCTTGTGATTGTCGTCCTGTTAGTCATTTTGATGGTTTCTCTGCAGAATAACTACTGTGTTTagtgtgtgtagtgtgtgtcGATTATGCGGTTATCGGAGATGAGGGTTCTAGACAACTATAGCGGTTGGCCTATGTAGAACTGAAATAGTTAAAAcggatgatttttttttttatttgggtcTTTAAGGGTAATcaatttccaaaacaaaaatAGTTATATGCAAATACTCATGTTCATCATTGTTTGTCCGTAAAAATCTGTAGTAGATAAATTGATGAAGGGAAGAATGCAGTTTTAATTCCTAAACCATGGGCTGTACttcgccaaaaaaaaaaaaaaagaactgaaGAAGTTTGGGATGAACCAAATTGGTTTCTTTTGTTTAAAGAATATAGTAACTTATTAGGAAAATTGATATTCAACCAGTCATTTATAGAGGTGTGCAAAAAAGTCAGATTACCTAATTGGCTGCTGAATTCGAAATTCAATACTATTCGTATTCACAATAGTCGAATTAGAAACGAATTTGGATTTAAGAGTTCCCATTTCGTGTGACCAAATTCGAACCCACTAAATCGAATACGGGTACGATGACCAAATTCGTATCATTTGGGATATTATTTTAGAAACTTCCTTGAGAtttctaacatttttttttctgacattttcttacAGAAGTAAGAATTTACGCAAATAAACCTAATCCCCATACTAActtcaaaagccggcaacttttggAGTCCTGTGAGGGACTTATCTACCCAAACCCCAACCCCCCAATACCGATGTGAGATAGAAAACCCCACAGGGGAGATTTCTAACATGATACCcctgaattttaaaaaaaatctcatctACCGCCCTTTTAAAactttttgtaatttttgtcaTCCCATTTCAAAAGATATAatttaaaaactcattttgaGAGAGATAAAATATTTCTATTCCAAAATTACGCTTTTCTTAGGGACCTTTAGTTTTCATGACAAACCAAATTAAATCCTTAAGAATTATAACATATTACTGACGTTGAAATATCTTTTACAATTTTTAAAAGTCATTGATCAAGACAAgaaatgtaaaagaaaaaattgttaTAATTAGAAAAGGATAACATTTTGTGCCTTGAAAATACCTCAAGTAAGTTTCTAATTATTTtgttaataatttttctttttcttgttatcAAGCCATCGATTTAGACAAAAAGGTTagaacattaaaaaaaattctaaacaatttataaaattctaaATTCATCCAAAACTTTGTAATAAAGATAGttacttttatgtttttgaAAGTACCTCAAATGAGTTTGTAAACATAATTttagacattgttttgtttttgttattcAAGTCATCgatctatataaaaaaaatttagaaagttcaaaattctaaaatttaCAATACTCCTCAAATTCACAAAAACGTTTTACAATGAATGATTTTTTTATTGCTAAAGTACGTTAAGCATACTCTTAAATAGTAGTCTTATGTATCTTAGAAACACCTACTGGTATAATTTATTCTATTATAATATGCTTTCACACTATTTGTCTTTATTTTCAAACTTTTAGTAATATATGTTCACTTTTGAAAAAATAGTAGGATAACACAAGGGCAATTTTGGCATGAAAAACATTTCTTCTCCCCAAATATGAGTTTcttaataatattttttgaaatgagttaatatttcgcttgcaccataaacacattttccaactcacctttttatatttttaaccacctttttatctcacatacatcacatcacaaaaagtgctacagtaattatttcaaataataccctatccaaacaatgttacaaaaatttgaaaatcagtGACATAGgtgagatttttcaaaatttaaggGTACCAAGTGATATTCCTACAAAACCTCTATTCTTATATATAAACACACACATAATTGAAgaggggaaaaaatgaaaaggacaAGTGTCAAACTTTGGGTAGTAAATTGACAAGTGTTAACAAGCAAAAAGTAAAAGCATGAGTCACCATATGTAAAAGATTATCCAATTGCTGAAAAATCTCAATCATCATTCATTCTTTTTAAATAACTCACCGACTGTTGACCAATTTTGAGAGACATAATTTCTGGTTGCTATCATTCTCTTTCCTTTGGTCAATTTACTTCAACTTTTTTAACCTTTCcatgaattttgattttcttcAAATCGGTTGCAATCTATTTTATGTAATCTTCGCTTCAATTTTTTCTTAGATTGTGTTTAGTAGTTTAACTAATTCAGTTCCTTCATGTCAACATATGTTTATATATCTAATCGTGGAAATTTTAAAGTAAAATTCTTTCTCCAATTTTTtgtattatctttttttttttaccttaatTTTGACAATTAcatcctatatatatataaaaacgACTTCTTGTTTGATAGTTGGATAATTTTCATTTGACCTTTTCGAGGGGCAAGTCAGGCAATGCAGCACGAGTGTACAAATCATTGACGGTATAGTACTAGCATTGAATGTGCATTGGTGTGCATTACCCACTCTATCCTTAGTGGATTGATACTTATACTACTGATGTGTAGCTATTCAGCTATTGTTTCAGCTTTGCACTTCTAAATAACCGTTACTATTGATTTGTAATTGCTGCAAATCTTCATGCAAGTCATTGAGTTTCTGCAAAGAGATCCAAGGGTTACATTGAATAATTGGAGCATGATTATGCGGACATGAATACATTGAGAAGAACATTAACTCAATCCTTTATAGTAGAAGTGTAACTGTTGGCTTTTctcttctaaaattttcacaaaatgaatGCAGCAGATGTAAAAAGTTGGATCATTAGAGTGAGCAATTATGGCTTCTTTAATACAATAGTAATGATTGGAAGATGAGGGACCTGTTGGAAAGCATGTTTGAATGGAAACTGAAAGTTTTTGGCTTTTCTAAAGCATTTGTTGAGCAGTTTTTTTTAGCAACCTGCAATAATGAAGGACGTAAACACAATAAGGTTGCATGAGTTGCTTAAGCTCTATATCACCAAGGTGGTCCCTGAAGAGGTAGGGTTTCTTGCATTGTGTTTTTCAGGTAGATACTATCTATGTGTATATCGAATTTTTGAATGAAACAATGACAAATATTGTGTAGTTTAAAAGTTGTAATTATATTTGTAACTGTATTCTTGAATTTTCATGTTTGCCAACAACTGAGGTATAACTGTAAAACAAGGGGTTTGTCCAGCAACAGCTTTTTGATTAAGGTACTTTCTAAAACAATTGTTCTAATTAATGAATGCATTATTGGTGTTCATGCATTGTTGTACTAGAATTACAATTGTGTTTTCCGCAATTGTGTTATGCATCTGATTTCTACAATTTAGACTTGCTAATTAGACTTATATTGTCCTTTTCAATTTATCTGCAAGCCTACATGTCAGTTAAATTACAGTAGTTGGAAACATAAATAGGCACTAATTAACAAAAGCACACCAAACATTCCTAAATATCTAAGCATATGATAGTTTTATGGCTGGGGACTCCTATTTGTTAATTACTTCAGGAGAAACAATTTACAATCTGAAATAGTACAATTTTAGAATTAAGGATTTACAATCAGTTGTTTGATTTTCTTTCTAATCATTACAATTGCAAGGACGAAagtgattcttttttttttacatataaaTGTTTTCAcaataaatttagaaaaaattcCTACTGACTTGTGATTATGTGATTAAATGACCATTTAGTTATTTTACATTTCTCCACTTAAACAAATTAGTgtatttgattcaatttgtcCATTTAAAAATCACTATACTTTCTCATTTGCTTACCAATATTGATagtattttttacttttttaatcTCATGATGCTTAACAAAATATAATACAGGTACTCACTCCTGCGCAGTGTGCAAGCTTCTTCCCCAGTAAGTAATACATACGGGATGAACTGTCGAATTCTCTTCCACAATTTTTTTACTCTCCTGACAAGTACGTTAAATTTCCATTGGCTCTTTCATTCTAGGCTGATTGAATGTTTTTCCTCctctttttattttcattttccacTAAAtgtatgatttttctttttctttaacccTTCCATTCGCTAACAACATAATGCTTTTATTAGTCCTAGACATATCTCTCCTTCCCCCACCCCGGcccttttcctctctttcttcgaCCCCCTATTTCCCACGgcatctctatctctctctctctctcgtctTCGTCCTAGGGTATATTGAAGATGTCAGGCGCTGCACTTGACATAACTCTTGACGATCTCATCAAGCAGAATAAAAAACCTAGCGGTGGAGGTGGCGGCCGCGGCCgctgataagagtatattttatgtatttttagtgtgctttattggttagttttggtgtgttttatttaattttataaataattaactaagattctagtgaaaatatgcattttgtggttaaaaatgtgaaaattgcatttctatggatttttatgataaaaacttcatattttacAGGTTTattgattcaatcatcaaatggagtgcaTTGAGAatataatttgatgattgatgatggattaaagtgataaaaatagaatatgaagtgtgaaagaagaaatgcaattaaAGTCAAAAGGAAGCAAGATGTTCAGCTTTGACACGTTtttgtattttggctatatcttgagttacatacattggattgagatgattcttgaaccatttttgaagctaagagatagatctacatttggtatgaagacatcaaagtccaattcggctgttttcctggtcaaaatgtcgaaatacagaagtaaaagtctgctgctgagagctgaaaatgtggaattgaccagtcagtggtatttttatcatatcttggtcctcaaaactccaaattggatgatgcTTGAAGCATTGGACAGATAATTCAATggactacaacttctatgttttgaaCAAGAGGCAATTCAGCCgccatcatagagaaaatagcagttgaagtagccagattctggtcagaaatagCTGCTCTCCActggtacaacctgttttctccttcaataattcacagctatggatgaacgtatgacaaccaattaacaactgtaaaagggatgtttcaagcctcatttcctgactgcattcatctatatatagccatggacttgcaAGATTCAAAATAACTTTGCAAGGCTAGGAAAACTCACAAAAAATGTAGtgttcactagtttttcttagttcattagtatagtataggtagagtagtttatccttcttgtatttgtagttagatttggaggacgattggaggagcaaagatggagagtttgaacctcatgtgacaagggtgacttttctcctatcactttctcttttgtatttgaattcatgtttaactataatacaagtttggtttttgtttttaccatgtttagttaaagtttatgcctagagtatggatgaactttctacaTCTTGTTTATGATTTTTACTtagttatttgatgatattattttgagcaagttatttattatttttgcttttctaatcatgattaatcggccattaattgtgaataagagtatattttacgtatttttagtgtgctttattgattagttttggtgtgttttatttaattttataaataattaactaagattctggtgaaaatatgcattttgtggtttaaaatgtgaaaattgcatttctatggatttttatgataaaaatttcatattttacaGGTTTattgattcaatcatcaaatggagtgcaTTGAGAatataatttgatgattgatgatggattaaagtgataaaaatagaatatgaagtgtggaagaagaaatgcaattaaAGTCAAAAGGAAGCAAGATGTTCAGCTTTGACACGTTTTTGTATTTTGGTTATATCTTGAGGTATATActttggattgagatgattcttgaaccatttttgaagctaagagacagatctacatttggtatgaagatatcaaagtccaattcggctgttttcctggtcaaaatgtcgaaatacagaagtaaaAGTCTGCTGTTGAGTGCTGAAAACGTGGAATTGACCAATCagtggtatttttatcatatcttgGTCCTCAgaactccaaattggatgattcttgaagcattggacagctatttcaatggactacaacttctatgttttgaaCAAGAGGCAATTCAGCtgtcatcatagagaaaatagaagttgaagtagccagattcTGGTCAAAAATAGCTGCTCTCCActggtacaacctgttttctccttcaataattcacagctatggatgaacgtatgacaaccaattagcagctgtaaaaAGGATGTTTTAAACCTCATTTCCTGTGTAATTGGTTGTCATACGTTCATCCATAGCTGTGACAGGAAATGAGGTTTAaaacatcccttttacagctgctaattggttgtcatacgttcatccatagctgtgaattattgaaggagaaaacaggttgtaccagTGGAGAGCAGctatttctgaccagaatctggctacttcaattgctattttctctatgatggcGGCTGAATTGCCTCTTGttcaaaacatagaagttgtagtccattgaaatatctgtccaatgcttcaagaatcatccaatttggagttttgaggaccaagatatgataaaaataccactgactggtcaattccgcgttttcagctctcagcagcagacttttacttctgtatttcgacattttgaccaggaaaatagccgaattggactttgatgtcttcataccaaatgtagatctgtctcttagcttcaaaaatggttcaagaatcatctcaatccaatgtatgtaactcaagatatagccaaaatacaaaAACGTGTCAAAGCTGAACATCTTGCTTCCTTTTGACTttaattgcatttcttctttcacACTTTGTATTctgtttttatcactttaatccatcatcaatcatcaaattatatTCTCAATGCACtctatttgatgattgaatcaatAAACCTGTAAAATATGAAATTGTTATcataaaaattcatagaaatgcaattttcacactttaaacaacaaaatgcatattttcactagaatcttagttaattatttataaaattaaataaaacacaccaaaactaaccaataaatcacactaaaaatacgtaaaatatactcttctCAGCGGCCACGGCCGAGGCCGTGGCTCCGGTCCCGGTCCCCGTCCTAGTCCCCACCCATCGATTCAATAACCGTGCCGCCAATCGAGCCACTCCTTACAGCGTTCCTAAGGCGCCTGACTCAGTGTGGACGCACGACATGTTTTCTTCGGATCAGGCTATGGCCTATGCCGGCCAACTCGGCGTCGGTGGGGGCGGCGGCAGCCGAGCGTCTGCGATTGAGACTGGAACCAAGCTGTATATTTCCAATCTAGATTACGGTGTCTCTAATGAGGATATCAAGGAACTGTTTTCAGAGGTTGGTGACTTGAAAAGATCTACAATACATTATGACAGGAGTGGTAGATCAAAGGGAACAGCAGAAATAGTCTTCTCTCATCGGCAAGATGCAGCAGCAGCTGTCAAGAGATGCAATGGTGTTCAGCTTGATGGTAAACCAATGAAAATAGAGATCGTTGGAACAAATATTGTGACTGCTGCTGCTGGACCTCAATTTCCAGGTAGTGCTTTTGGTGACTCAAATGGAATCCCTAGAAGTGGACAAGGCAGGGGTGGCTCCTTTGGAAGGCCACGAGGTGCAGGGGGACGTGGTCGTGGATTTGGGAGAGGTCGTGGACGAGGAAGAGGTCGTGGTGAGAAGATGTCTGCAGAAGCTCTTGATGCTGATTTAGAGAATTATCATAAAGAATCAATGGAAGACAATTAAGCAAAGGGATGTCTTCTAATTCCTTTTTGCCATAAACCTATTGTGGCCTTTGTGTACTAGTAGCCTTTTTTCTAGAGTGACAAGAAAGTAACTTGTAGGGAGATAGAACCCTTGGTTTGGGAGCTTGGCTTTATAATTGTTCGTCCTCTCATTTGGATATGTTACTTGGGATGGAGATATATGTGTTGCGAACCTTTTGTTTTTACATACTCAAACTGGTTACATATTCAAGTAGTGAAGGATCAGGTGGCACTTGAACTTTATTTTCACATCAAGACAAAGCATTGCCTGGAAACAGAGGAGGCAAGTTCAGGCACTCTGAAAAGCCTCTCTTTGAAATGCTAGGATTCCTAATTCTGTTTTTCTTCGATTATGTTTTgagtatttatttatttatttgagaTTCTGTCCTTAGTTTCCTGGGGATGTtttcttagaaaaaaaaaaaagtcctaaACATATCTCTGATTGATATTCctttgttattttttaaatagcT
This sequence is a window from Coffea eugenioides isolate CCC68of chromosome 7, Ceug_1.0, whole genome shotgun sequence. Protein-coding genes within it:
- the LOC113777309 gene encoding THO complex subunit 4A-like translates to MKDVNTIRLHELLKLYITKVVPEEVGFLALCFSAATAEAVAPVPVPVLVPTHRFNNRAANRATPYSVPKAPDSVWTHDMFSSDQAMAYAGQLGVGGGGGSRASAIETGTKLYISNLDYGVSNEDIKELFSEVGDLKRSTIHYDRSGRSKGTAEIVFSHRQDAAAAVKRCNGVQLDGKPMKIEIVGTNIVTAAAGPQFPGSAFGDSNGIPRSGQGRGGSFGRPRGAGGRGRGFGRGRGRGRGRGEKMSAEALDADLENYHKESMEDN
- the LOC113777308 gene encoding uncharacterized protein LOC113777308, producing the protein MTNRTTITRQLASSEPQRRRNFVVIRLPHLVYTTVTSTPSVVKHWLFRICRHHVYRIHKGRLVVGLGVQWTPGHRKSPATLQLCVGHQCLVFQLLHAPHAPLKLRRFLSNPNITFVGVSNKNDGALLRCSKHELCVSSTLVDLVDVASEERGYSKKISMEKLAELVVGMEGVKKEEWVGRSDWDEFWLSEHQVEYACLDAFVSFLIGKDLKAWNWMKVDEDCSTSIK